AGCGAGCCAGTACACTCGCTCGTTAAAAGGCTTGACCGACAATAGTTCTAATCTATATCAGCTGCGTATTGCTTCTAGTGAAATGCTTGCAAAGTGGCAACAAGGTGAAGCGCCATTAATTGCTTTTTCGCCTAAAGGTGATGACAAGCACTGGCAATATGTAGAGGCCTTTGATGAGCACGGTCAATTGCATTTACTTGACGCCCATACAATGCCAGAGCGACCTGTATTAATCGTTGAACTTGATAGCAGTAAGGTAAAACGGGAAGGGATTCAGGTAATGAAGCAAGTGTTTGCCAAGCAAGGCTTAGCAATGCCATCAATGGAGGTGCAGACAAACGATGATGGTGAGCCTATTTCAACTAGTGTATTAAAGAAAATTCGACTAAATGATGATGAAGAGCCTTGGGTATCAGGGGCTGCTGAAGTCTACGGCATTGTGACTGGCGTCAATCCATCACGAGATGAACCCATTCTAGATATCGTGGATATGCCGTATTTAGACCACGATGGTACGGACTATACGCCTAACCAAATTATCATTCACTGGGAGCGATATCGTTGGCAAGCTGCAGATCTATTGCTGATGGAACAAGACGATAATACTAATTATCAAGACTTAGCAACAACGCTGTTGGATATCGTGACGCAAGTGATGCGCGCTATTCCTGATCCCAATGTTCAAGGTTATGCGATTATTCCGCAACTGACGAACCAATTGATAAAAGCGATGCCAGGCCATTGGTTTACTAACGATGATGACTATGTTGATGTGTTTTATACGTTGTTTGAAGGACAAACTTACAACGGGCATATGGGCGCAAGTGGTAATGCGAAAGTGACGATTGAGCCACTTACAATTAATCCTCGCTAAATAATAGCCAAAGTGATGTTATTGAAAAAAGGCCAGTAACTGGCCTTTTTATTATTATAGTTACCAAATTGCTTCGACAAACTCTGGATGGTCTACAAATGGATTTCGGTTACCCTGAAATTCGTATGCTGCTTGGTTGCGCGCTTGCTCTAGGGCATCGACAGGATCTTCGTTATGCCATCTTTTTAGCATGTTGACGACCCAAGTTTCGAATACTTGGTTTTGTGTGCCATTGAGGACAGCATTGCTGTAGCTGGTATTATTCTGCCAATTTGCAATCACATTTTGATAACGCGTTGCCATATAGAAGTAGGCACGAGCAAAGTCACCTTTGAAATTGTCAATTGGCTCAAACACGGTACCGCTGTAGTTAATGCCAGATGCTGAACCTAGGCGACTACCGTTACTTGAAGTATAAGAGGCACTTCCTACTTCACCAAATGGATAGTTACTGCGCTTCGAATTTACATAGCCATCGGAAGCAAAAATATGATGGATATCTGAATTCATCGGCTCTACTTGACCGCCAAACCAAGATTTAGGGAAAGAGTGCTCACGGTTATAACAATCGCCTTCACTTCTGTAACTGCCGCATTGTGATCCGGTGGAGACATAAGTGATGCTGTCGTTTGCGGTTGGTTTTTCAGAATAGCGATCTAATATAGTGTTATCTTTTTCAAAATAGCGGTCGCGCTCATTCTGATCGATAAAACTCCAAATTGCAGAATAACCTTGTGATTGGTGGTTACGAATAATCTGGTGTAGCTCTGTTTTTAGTGCGTAACCATTAAGTCCTACAGTCGAGGCATAGTAACCATCGCCGGAGGGCGGAGGCGTGGTTGTGCCAAGCGTAAAGGTATGATCTTGACGGTTACTGAACTGGCCGCCGGAAGCAAGCGTTGTACTCGCATGCGTTAAGGTGTATTGGCCATGACCATTGGTGCAACAAATCCCATCACCGTAGCTATCTAAAATCGTAAAGGTATAACTACCGTCTGCAAGGCATAGGTTTTCGTTTACCGATTGATTATTACTATAGCCACTACCACTAGCAACCGTTGTATTGGTAGAATTAGTAATTTGCCAGCTCGTTTCGCTACCATAATTGTCGGTCACCAAAGCGAGGTTGACACTATTATTTTGACAGCTCTGAGGTGGCTCTGGTGTAGTAGAAGTTGGACCAAAGCCGTCAACGTAGATGGTTTCATTACCATCAAAACCACTACCATCGTAAAAACGCAAGCCAACATTAATCGCGGTCGTTGAGGTTGCGGTATAGGTATAGCTAAGCTGTTGCCACTGACCAACATTGAACTGATCTGAATAGCCATGATAGCCGTCCACCACTAAACGTGCTTTGACGCCGCCTTCCGTGTGATAGACCCAAGTGCTAAATTGATAGCTTTTACCCGCTTCAACGTTCACTTGCTGTTGTAAGTCTGTGCTACTTTGCGTTGCTGTGGCTACCTGCACCGCTGCGGCAAGATTACCGTCTTTTACTGGCGTAGTAACCGAGGTAAGTGTAATGCCCGAGTCTATCGTCGTCCATCCACTTGGTACTTGACCACTCCAGCTTTCGAAACTGCCATTTGTAACTTCTGCAGCAGCGCTTAAGCTGAGAATTGAGCAACAAGAACTGAGTATTAGGTTTATATATTTCCCGTGTTTCATTTTTAGTCTCATTATTATGAATATCTGTATTATTGATTTGTCTGTATATGACAGTTTGATTTTGAATCAAAACTGTTACGGTAATGTTAAACTTTTTGGTGGTTAAATATCGAACTTCTTTTAATCTGTTTTCTTTGGACTTTTCAATCTTCAATAACTAAAAGGAATATAAAAGCAGATTCTATTCTTTTTGATCTCTCAATTTGCCACGTATGCTTCACGCTAATAAAAGTAGGCTACGCTGCGTGCGAGCCAGTTATGCAATGAGCAAGCAAAACCTTTTGGGTACGGGGATCCATGATGTTGTTAAGTCAACTTAATGCTGCAGCAAGTCCGCTGACACATGAACAACTGCAAAAACTACAAGGCTTAGTTGGAGAGTTAAATCCAATCCAACAGGCATGGGTGAGTGGCTATTTAGCTGCAACCGCAAATTCA
The sequence above is a segment of the Pseudoalteromonas piscicida genome. Coding sequences within it:
- a CDS encoding DUF3103 family protein, with the protein product MKQHVTLSSLMIAMLGGMSFASSAADKANLNTYSALKQLDKFNTAPVQVADIKKQLAKKLALSLNHLGPQVQTQLSQYQDAVSLEQLQVQGSTKQLMTEASQYTRSLKGLTDNSSNLYQLRIASSEMLAKWQQGEAPLIAFSPKGDDKHWQYVEAFDEHGQLHLLDAHTMPERPVLIVELDSSKVKREGIQVMKQVFAKQGLAMPSMEVQTNDDGEPISTSVLKKIRLNDDEEPWVSGAAEVYGIVTGVNPSRDEPILDIVDMPYLDHDGTDYTPNQIIIHWERYRWQAADLLLMEQDDNTNYQDLATTLLDIVTQVMRAIPDPNVQGYAIIPQLTNQLIKAMPGHWFTNDDDYVDVFYTLFEGQTYNGHMGASGNAKVTIEPLTINPR
- a CDS encoding endonuclease, which gives rise to MKHGKYINLILSSCCSILSLSAAAEVTNGSFESWSGQVPSGWTTIDSGITLTSVTTPVKDGNLAAAVQVATATQSSTDLQQQVNVEAGKSYQFSTWVYHTEGGVKARLVVDGYHGYSDQFNVGQWQQLSYTYTATSTTAINVGLRFYDGSGFDGNETIYVDGFGPTSTTPEPPQSCQNNSVNLALVTDNYGSETSWQITNSTNTTVASGSGYSNNQSVNENLCLADGSYTFTILDSYGDGICCTNGHGQYTLTHASTTLASGGQFSNRQDHTFTLGTTTPPPSGDGYYASTVGLNGYALKTELHQIIRNHQSQGYSAIWSFIDQNERDRYFEKDNTILDRYSEKPTANDSITYVSTGSQCGSYRSEGDCYNREHSFPKSWFGGQVEPMNSDIHHIFASDGYVNSKRSNYPFGEVGSASYTSSNGSRLGSASGINYSGTVFEPIDNFKGDFARAYFYMATRYQNVIANWQNNTSYSNAVLNGTQNQVFETWVVNMLKRWHNEDPVDALEQARNQAAYEFQGNRNPFVDHPEFVEAIW